A single Arachnia propionica DNA region contains:
- a CDS encoding ribbon-helix-helix domain-containing protein has translation MGQVKLSVSLSPSEVAVLDKYAQSAGLKSRSAAIQQAIKLLGDPDLEDAYTAAWQEWEDAGEAEAWAVTVADGVK, from the coding sequence ATGGGTCAGGTGAAGTTGAGCGTGAGTCTGTCGCCGAGCGAGGTCGCCGTGCTCGACAAGTACGCACAGTCTGCGGGTTTGAAGTCACGATCGGCGGCGATCCAACAGGCCATCAAGCTGCTGGGCGATCCCGACCTGGAGGATGCCTACACCGCTGCCTGGCAGGAGTGGGAGGACGCCGGAGAGGCCGAGGCCTGGGCGGTCACCGTCGCCGACGGGGTGAAGTAG
- the hisF gene encoding imidazole glycerol phosphate synthase subunit HisF, with translation MGVALRVIPCLDVHDGRVVKGVNFRDLKDAGDPVELAARYGAEGADELTFLDISASAQGRETTREMVTRCAETVFIPLTVGGGVRSVTDVDALLRCGADKAGINTGALADPGVIDKIAARFGNQVLVLSLDARRADWAPSGFEVTTHGGRRPAGRDAIEWAKEAVDRGVGEVLLNSMDADGTTDGFDIGMIRAVRAVVDVPLIASGGAGTTAHFVEAARAGADAVLAASVFHYGRLTIVGVKQELARAGFEVRGV, from the coding sequence ATGGGAGTCGCGTTGCGCGTGATCCCCTGCCTGGACGTTCACGACGGACGGGTGGTCAAGGGGGTCAATTTCCGCGACCTCAAGGACGCCGGGGATCCGGTGGAGCTGGCCGCCCGCTACGGTGCGGAGGGGGCGGATGAGTTGACCTTCCTGGACATCTCCGCCTCCGCGCAGGGCCGGGAAACCACCCGGGAGATGGTGACCCGGTGCGCGGAGACCGTGTTCATCCCCCTCACCGTGGGAGGCGGGGTGCGATCGGTGACCGACGTGGATGCGCTGCTGCGCTGCGGGGCCGACAAGGCGGGCATCAACACAGGGGCGCTCGCCGATCCGGGGGTGATCGACAAAATCGCGGCGCGTTTCGGCAACCAGGTGCTGGTGCTGTCCTTGGACGCCCGGCGCGCGGACTGGGCGCCCTCCGGGTTCGAGGTCACCACCCACGGCGGGCGCAGACCGGCGGGCCGGGATGCCATCGAATGGGCGAAGGAAGCAGTGGATCGGGGTGTCGGGGAGGTGCTGCTCAACTCCATGGACGCCGACGGCACCACCGACGGTTTCGACATCGGGATGATCCGGGCGGTCCGCGCGGTCGTGGACGTGCCGCTGATCGCCTCCGGCGGGGCGGGAACCACGGCCCACTTCGTCGAGGCCGCCCGCGCCGGTGCGGACGCGGTGCTGGCGGCAAGTGTCTTCCACTACGGGAGGCTCACTATTGTTGGGGTCAAGCAGGAGCTGGCCCGGGCCGGCTTCGAGGTACGAGGAGTCTGA
- the lexA gene encoding transcriptional repressor LexA, whose protein sequence is MADETHEETAEATIIRLPSRKTSRAGRPSKAQAAADVARIAELSSPSGGTGNLTPRQQLLLKLIRDAVEANGYPPSMRELAERAGLASTSSVAYQLKVLEKAGFIRRNPNRPRAMVVTLPETVAPEAPAPELPDPEQTHTSRPEAVETPLLGRIAAGGPILAQEQVEDVFSLPRQLVGKGTFFMLEVRGDSMIDAAICDGDWVVVRQQPDADNGDIVAALLDDEATVKTLSRRGGKAWLMPHNAAYSPIDGTGARIMGKVVAVMRRV, encoded by the coding sequence ATGGCAGACGAGACCCACGAGGAAACCGCGGAGGCCACGATCATCCGGCTTCCCTCCCGCAAGACTTCGCGCGCAGGGCGTCCCAGCAAGGCACAGGCGGCCGCCGACGTGGCGCGCATAGCCGAACTCTCCTCCCCCTCGGGTGGGACCGGCAACCTCACTCCTCGCCAACAGCTGCTGCTGAAACTGATCCGGGACGCCGTGGAGGCCAACGGCTACCCCCCGAGCATGCGCGAACTGGCCGAACGCGCCGGTCTCGCATCGACCTCCTCGGTCGCCTACCAGCTGAAGGTGCTCGAGAAAGCCGGTTTCATCCGCCGCAACCCGAACCGGCCGCGGGCCATGGTGGTGACCCTGCCGGAGACCGTCGCCCCCGAGGCACCCGCACCGGAGCTTCCAGACCCCGAACAGACCCACACCTCACGTCCCGAGGCTGTCGAGACGCCCCTACTGGGCAGGATCGCGGCGGGCGGCCCCATTCTCGCCCAAGAGCAGGTGGAGGACGTCTTCTCCCTGCCCAGGCAGCTGGTCGGGAAGGGCACGTTCTTCATGCTGGAGGTGCGCGGGGACTCCATGATCGACGCCGCCATCTGCGACGGCGACTGGGTAGTGGTGCGGCAGCAGCCCGATGCCGACAACGGCGACATCGTCGCCGCGTTGCTCGACGACGAGGCCACTGTGAAGACCCTGAGCCGCAGGGGCGGCAAGGCCTGGCTGATGCCCCACAACGCCGCCTACTCCCCCATCGACGGCACCGGCGCCCGCATCATGGGCAAGGTGGTGGCGGTGATGCGGCGGGTGTGA
- a CDS encoding RAMP superfamily CRISPR-associated protein, with the protein MSIIRYELTIRLTTHSPLHSGGMDVVADPTREGVDREAVATRFARDAHERPILTGRSVKGAVRTACTRYLEKNPESDVAQFLTEEAQARLWGDRGKKAPNGTPLRASALTFHPVEIPEEALAGSRSGDSSEAEQRQAGADLPCRVGIAMNRCWGAVGDGALFVHEFVPRGNALTLVITAEGINDEAPAKRTNAEGGADASEEKKEPAAPPEPATAAEVKQLLELIVGLFKAGQVSFGGRQSAGWGRIALDDGKPKDERWRLREFSLKTREGLKSLLSDSPLPGTELEPVDCGPAKRTRITVTWKSPTGILVADPGLSKQDKADLKEEREAALAEGRIFDKKPVPTVPLRDAGGEDGPLVLPGSSVRGALRARASRIARTVLVGALGQRLDNWSKPDITVHDQLADDPTLVRDLFGTTEQRGALTVLDTQAAPSANPRTVTHNAGDRWTGGVAEGALYGEEVHDGARWDDIVLELDPDRLPNEQNRRCAAWCLLGLVLAELSTGTLPLGSRGTRGLGQVEVTGLTVEGLELLGLPGDGSWMFTAGEGQSGRDAADALLKHLRTVNETIKPNGGADAAGWSSYLIETGEKNNA; encoded by the coding sequence ATGAGCATCATCCGCTACGAGCTGACGATCCGTCTGACAACCCACTCTCCCCTGCACTCGGGTGGGATGGATGTGGTGGCTGACCCCACGCGCGAAGGCGTCGACCGGGAGGCGGTCGCCACGAGATTCGCCCGCGACGCCCATGAGCGCCCGATCCTCACCGGGCGCTCGGTCAAGGGTGCCGTGCGCACCGCCTGCACCCGATACCTGGAGAAGAATCCGGAGTCCGACGTCGCCCAGTTCCTGACCGAGGAAGCCCAAGCCAGGCTGTGGGGTGACAGAGGCAAGAAGGCGCCGAACGGCACACCCCTGCGGGCCTCCGCCCTGACTTTTCACCCCGTCGAGATTCCCGAGGAGGCCCTGGCGGGTTCTCGGTCGGGTGATTCCTCCGAGGCTGAGCAGCGGCAGGCCGGGGCCGACCTGCCCTGCAGGGTCGGAATCGCAATGAACCGCTGCTGGGGCGCCGTCGGCGACGGGGCGCTGTTCGTCCACGAGTTCGTGCCTCGGGGTAACGCACTGACACTCGTCATCACTGCGGAGGGCATCAACGACGAGGCGCCAGCGAAACGCACGAATGCCGAGGGCGGCGCCGACGCATCAGAGGAGAAGAAGGAACCAGCGGCTCCTCCAGAGCCTGCAACTGCGGCTGAGGTCAAGCAGCTCCTTGAGCTCATCGTCGGGCTGTTCAAAGCCGGGCAGGTCTCCTTCGGTGGTCGGCAGAGCGCGGGCTGGGGACGGATCGCGCTCGACGATGGAAAGCCCAAGGATGAACGTTGGCGGCTCCGGGAGTTCAGCCTCAAAACCAGGGAGGGCCTGAAGTCCCTGCTGTCCGATTCCCCCTTGCCGGGTACAGAACTGGAGCCTGTGGACTGCGGTCCTGCCAAGCGCACTCGCATCACGGTCACGTGGAAGAGTCCCACGGGGATCCTGGTGGCGGACCCGGGGCTGTCCAAGCAGGACAAGGCCGACCTCAAGGAAGAGCGCGAGGCCGCTCTCGCTGAAGGTAGAATCTTTGACAAGAAACCCGTCCCCACCGTGCCGCTGCGCGACGCCGGAGGCGAGGATGGTCCGCTCGTCCTTCCCGGGAGCTCGGTGCGCGGGGCATTGCGCGCCAGAGCCTCTCGGATCGCACGCACGGTTCTCGTGGGAGCCCTTGGGCAGCGGCTCGACAACTGGTCGAAGCCCGACATCACGGTCCACGACCAGCTGGCAGACGACCCCACTCTCGTCCGCGACCTGTTCGGCACCACCGAGCAGCGTGGCGCCCTGACGGTGCTCGACACCCAGGCGGCACCGTCGGCCAATCCCCGCACGGTCACCCACAACGCGGGCGACCGCTGGACCGGTGGCGTGGCCGAAGGCGCTCTGTACGGAGAAGAGGTCCACGACGGCGCCCGCTGGGACGACATCGTCCTGGAACTGGACCCCGACAGGCTGCCCAACGAGCAGAACCGGCGTTGTGCCGCCTGGTGTCTGCTGGGGCTCGTCTTGGCAGAGCTCTCCACGGGCACGCTCCCGCTGGGCAGCAGGGGAACTCGTGGACTGGGACAGGTGGAGGTCACAGGCCTCACGGTCGAGGGACTGGAATTGCTCGGGCTCCCCGGCGACGGTTCCTGGATGTTCACGGCAGGCGAAGGCCAGAGCGGGCGCGACGCTGCAGATGCCCTGCTGAAGCACCTGCGAACGGTCAACGAGACGATCAAGCCGAACGGCGGCGCAGACGCTGCCGGATGGTCCTCCTATCTCATCGAGACCGGGGAGAAGAACAATGCCTGA
- a CDS encoding vitamin B12-dependent ribonucleotide reductase, which produces MTTTVTKSANNRGRPGEQPALGVGLTIERVFSTEGVHPYDEVTWQSRDVVQTNWKTGEVVFEQRGVEFPDFWSVNASTIVTNKYFRGALGTPRREASLKTLIDRVVRQYVRAGRDNGYFATDRDAEIFGEELTWLLLHQYFSFNSPVWFNVGTHSPQQVSACFILSVDDSMESILNWYKEEGFIFKGGSGAGLNLSRIRSSKELLSSGGTASGPVSFMRGADASAGTIKSGGATRRAAKMVVLDVDHPDIEEFVETKAREEDKIRALRDAGFDMDLGGKDITSVQYQNANNSVRVTDEFMSAVEAGTEFGLRARTTGEVIEKVDARELFHKIAKAAWECADPGVQYHDTINAWHTTPESGPITASNPCSEYMSLDNSSCNLASLNLLKFLGEDGVFDAETFVRAVELIITAMDISICFADFPTEAIGETTRNFRQLGIGYANLGALLMAMGKGYDTDGGRSTAAAITSIMTAASYRRSAELAGIVGPYNGYARNAEAHKKVMRKHRAANDSALVMPADKDLHAVATREWEQVVSIGEENGYRNAQASVLAPTGTIGFMMDCDTTGVEPDFSLVKFKKLVGGGSMQIVNQTIPRALAKLGYDDEQARRIVDFISENGHVIGAPGLAREHYEVFDTAMGQRAIAPMGHVRMMAAVQPFLSGAISKTVNLPESATVEDIADVYRQGWKLGLKALAVYRDNCKVGQPLSDGKKTEDKENVKVVEKVVEKVVYRPKRERLPKSRQGRTTSFSVSGAEGYITSGAYEDGRLGEVFLKLGKQGSTLAGVMDAFSIAVSIGLQYGVPLESFVQKFTNLKFEPAGMTDDPDIRIAQSFMDYIFRRLALDYLSFDDRADLGIYTAAERARYVETGSYLSEEEEAEMPEAESLRNDAYDDFNVDGARQPSLIDAHTTAELMESMTGRAVDAPLCMTCGTKMRPSGSCYVCEGCGSTSGCS; this is translated from the coding sequence ATGACCACCACTGTGACCAAATCCGCCAACAACCGGGGACGCCCCGGTGAACAGCCCGCTCTCGGGGTGGGTCTCACCATCGAGAGGGTGTTCTCCACCGAGGGTGTGCATCCCTACGACGAGGTCACCTGGCAGTCGCGCGACGTGGTCCAGACCAACTGGAAGACCGGTGAGGTGGTCTTCGAGCAGCGCGGCGTGGAATTCCCCGATTTCTGGAGTGTGAACGCCTCCACCATCGTGACGAACAAGTACTTCCGGGGGGCCCTCGGCACTCCGCGGCGTGAAGCCAGCCTCAAGACCCTCATCGACCGCGTCGTCAGGCAGTACGTCAGGGCCGGCCGGGACAACGGCTACTTCGCCACCGACCGGGACGCCGAGATCTTCGGGGAGGAGCTGACCTGGCTGCTGCTGCACCAGTACTTCTCCTTCAACTCGCCGGTGTGGTTCAACGTCGGCACCCACTCGCCGCAGCAGGTCTCCGCCTGCTTCATCCTCAGCGTCGACGACTCCATGGAGTCGATCCTCAACTGGTACAAGGAGGAGGGATTCATCTTCAAGGGCGGTTCCGGGGCCGGTCTGAACCTCTCCCGCATCCGTTCCTCGAAGGAACTGCTCAGCTCCGGCGGCACCGCATCCGGACCCGTGTCCTTCATGCGCGGCGCCGATGCTTCGGCCGGAACCATCAAATCCGGCGGCGCCACCCGGCGCGCCGCGAAGATGGTGGTCCTGGACGTCGACCACCCGGACATCGAGGAGTTCGTCGAGACCAAGGCCCGTGAGGAGGACAAGATCCGGGCGCTGCGCGATGCCGGTTTCGACATGGATCTCGGTGGCAAGGACATCACCTCCGTGCAGTACCAGAACGCCAACAACTCGGTGCGGGTCACTGATGAGTTCATGTCCGCGGTAGAGGCGGGCACCGAGTTCGGGCTGCGCGCCCGCACCACCGGAGAGGTGATCGAGAAGGTCGACGCCCGGGAACTGTTCCACAAGATCGCCAAGGCGGCTTGGGAGTGCGCCGACCCCGGTGTCCAGTACCACGACACCATCAACGCTTGGCACACCACCCCGGAATCCGGGCCCATCACCGCGTCCAACCCGTGCTCCGAGTACATGAGCCTGGACAACAGCTCCTGCAACCTGGCCAGCCTCAACCTGCTCAAATTCCTGGGGGAGGACGGGGTCTTCGACGCGGAAACTTTCGTGCGCGCCGTCGAACTGATCATCACCGCTATGGACATCTCCATCTGCTTCGCGGACTTCCCGACCGAAGCGATCGGCGAGACCACCCGCAACTTCCGGCAGCTCGGGATCGGGTACGCCAACCTCGGGGCGCTGCTGATGGCCATGGGCAAGGGCTACGACACCGACGGGGGGCGTTCCACCGCGGCCGCCATCACATCCATCATGACCGCAGCCTCCTACCGCCGCTCCGCGGAACTGGCCGGGATCGTCGGGCCCTACAACGGATACGCCCGCAACGCCGAGGCCCACAAGAAGGTGATGCGCAAGCATCGCGCCGCCAACGATTCCGCGCTCGTCATGCCCGCCGACAAGGACCTCCACGCGGTGGCCACCCGGGAATGGGAGCAGGTGGTCTCGATCGGCGAGGAGAACGGCTACCGCAACGCCCAGGCCTCCGTGCTCGCCCCCACCGGAACCATCGGTTTCATGATGGACTGTGACACCACCGGCGTCGAACCCGACTTCTCCTTGGTGAAGTTCAAGAAACTCGTCGGCGGCGGTTCCATGCAGATCGTCAACCAGACCATCCCGCGGGCACTGGCCAAGCTCGGCTACGACGATGAGCAGGCCCGCAGGATCGTCGATTTCATCTCCGAGAACGGACACGTGATCGGCGCGCCGGGGCTTGCCAGGGAGCACTACGAGGTCTTCGACACCGCCATGGGGCAGCGGGCCATCGCCCCGATGGGGCACGTCCGGATGATGGCTGCGGTGCAGCCCTTCCTGTCCGGGGCCATCTCGAAGACCGTGAACCTGCCGGAGTCCGCCACCGTCGAGGACATCGCGGACGTCTACCGGCAGGGCTGGAAGCTGGGCCTCAAGGCGCTCGCCGTCTACCGGGACAACTGCAAGGTCGGCCAGCCGCTCTCCGACGGCAAGAAGACCGAGGACAAGGAGAACGTCAAGGTCGTCGAGAAGGTGGTGGAGAAGGTCGTCTACCGGCCCAAGAGGGAGCGTCTGCCGAAGTCGCGGCAGGGCCGCACCACCAGCTTCTCCGTCAGCGGGGCCGAGGGGTACATCACCTCCGGCGCGTACGAGGACGGGCGGCTCGGTGAGGTGTTCCTGAAACTCGGCAAGCAGGGCTCCACCCTGGCCGGCGTGATGGACGCCTTTTCCATCGCGGTGTCCATCGGCCTGCAGTACGGGGTGCCGCTCGAGAGCTTCGTGCAGAAGTTCACCAACCTGAAGTTCGAGCCCGCGGGCATGACCGACGACCCGGACATCCGCATCGCGCAGTCATTCATGGATTACATCTTCCGCCGCCTCGCGCTGGACTACCTCTCCTTCGACGACCGCGCCGATCTGGGGATCTACACCGCCGCCGAGCGCGCCCGCTACGTCGAGACCGGTTCCTACCTCTCGGAGGAGGAAGAGGCCGAGATGCCCGAAGCGGAGAGCCTGCGCAACGACGCCTACGACGACTTCAACGTCGACGGCGCCCGGCAGCCCTCCCTGATCGACGCCCACACCACGGCCGAGCTGATGGAGTCGATGACCGGGCGGGCGGTGGACGCCCCGCTGTGCATGACCTGCGGCACCAAGATGCGCCCCAGCGGATCCTGCTACGTCTGTGAGGGCTGCGGTTCCACCAGCGGCTGCAGCTGA
- a CDS encoding HIT family protein, which yields MSDCLFCRIIEGEIPSKFVYEDETAVAFLDINPWQQGHTLVVPRRHVADALEDPTALAEITPAIGAVGNLLKKKLGASACNILSNAGADSGQEVFHLHVHVLPRYADNPGISNMRGPISDDLDQVHSRITAKR from the coding sequence ATGAGCGATTGCCTGTTCTGCCGGATCATCGAGGGCGAGATCCCCTCGAAGTTCGTCTACGAGGACGAAACCGCCGTCGCCTTCCTGGACATCAACCCGTGGCAGCAGGGACACACCCTGGTGGTTCCGCGCCGCCACGTGGCCGACGCTCTGGAGGACCCAACAGCACTGGCAGAGATCACCCCCGCCATCGGGGCGGTCGGCAATCTGTTGAAGAAGAAACTGGGCGCCAGCGCCTGCAACATCCTCAGCAACGCCGGCGCCGACTCCGGGCAGGAAGTCTTCCACCTCCACGTCCACGTCCTGCCCCGCTACGCGGACAACCCAGGCATCTCCAACATGCGCGGACCGATCAGCGACGACCTGGACCAGGTGCACTCCCGCATCACCGCGAAGCGATGA
- a CDS encoding type II toxin-antitoxin system PemK/MazF family toxin, with protein MLRGEIRLVDLEPARAGEADKRRPAIIVSNDRANTVAARLGRGVVTVVPVTSNTARVFPFQVLLLADEVGIRSDSKAQAEQVRAVSVDRIGPVIGRLPARLVAQLDEALRLHLQL; from the coding sequence GTGCTCCGCGGCGAGATCCGGCTGGTCGATCTGGAGCCCGCACGGGCGGGAGAGGCAGACAAGCGTCGTCCGGCGATCATCGTCAGCAACGACCGCGCCAACACCGTCGCCGCTCGACTCGGGCGAGGCGTGGTCACGGTCGTCCCCGTCACCAGTAATACCGCGCGGGTCTTTCCGTTTCAGGTGCTTCTCCTCGCGGATGAGGTCGGTATCCGCTCGGATTCCAAGGCCCAGGCCGAACAGGTCCGAGCGGTGTCAGTCGACCGCATCGGCCCGGTGATCGGGCGCCTTCCCGCCCGCCTGGTCGCCCAACTGGATGAGGCGCTCCGGCTGCACCTTCAGCTCTGA
- a CDS encoding RAMP superfamily CRISPR-associated protein, giving the protein MSKTNAFPLTVVFHSDWGVSTGTGIAGGIDSVIEKDRTGKPVVRGTVLTGVIREQTVIAAQALDDGKDNGPWTRFAGDLFGPEADDDGKDRRHQRNVIFSDATVPEGQDVPIHEVVSLSIDDETGTARDDFLRFFERAGACRLEGTVTLVGEDVDGQELTWSNEQCDAARLLLALSGLLVRGIGSNRSDGDGMCDILIGVDPALHADGGEILSQVRRWCSQAMDRLSPETPTVPRATRAFAIPHVAARTTSSPVAEPEPAPSSGALQSPKWWSTKLTINLLTPVVSYDVPMSNEVRSLDFLRGTVLLPWVHRLLRRALPGDAAVRDAVVHGRLLVSDALPVVGDVVGLPTPLALSTPKVRKPNQCWREVTNRLRTGEPQDVHSPLRSGFVFPGLEVAPPEPSDGHDPLDKKLTLSGGLGAPPLTGRQATAHSTATGAAKDGALFLVRALPAGLTLQATMTLSEDLVRISGVKEVLATGAAHDARLGSRRLSGTYGHARCTFSPLTETATSPVAPGETTLWFTSDVLARSAALGPGGSQQDLVDAFGRLGARLEVCQQTDDRFTAGIRHRRIDSWSTAGGQPRPTHTAIQAGSVLRVAVPDEAAALALTRLAVTGVGDLTAQGFGRFVVGHPLLDEKSFSLGDLRRSDFIGSTDAATSQEEQS; this is encoded by the coding sequence GTGAGCAAAACCAACGCCTTCCCGCTCACCGTCGTCTTCCACTCCGACTGGGGCGTGTCCACCGGCACCGGCATCGCCGGCGGGATCGATTCCGTCATTGAGAAAGACCGGACCGGCAAGCCGGTGGTCCGCGGAACCGTCTTGACCGGCGTCATCCGCGAGCAGACTGTCATCGCAGCGCAAGCGCTCGATGACGGGAAGGACAACGGCCCGTGGACACGATTCGCCGGCGACCTGTTCGGCCCTGAAGCTGATGACGACGGCAAGGACCGTCGCCATCAGCGTAACGTCATCTTCTCTGACGCCACCGTGCCCGAGGGACAGGACGTTCCAATTCATGAGGTTGTCTCTTTGTCCATCGACGACGAGACAGGTACGGCTCGCGACGACTTTCTGCGCTTCTTCGAGCGCGCAGGCGCGTGCCGTCTTGAGGGCACGGTCACCCTCGTGGGCGAAGATGTCGACGGCCAGGAACTGACGTGGTCGAATGAGCAGTGTGATGCCGCCCGCCTGCTACTGGCTCTATCCGGGCTGCTGGTGCGCGGCATCGGCTCCAACCGGTCCGACGGTGACGGCATGTGTGACATCCTCATCGGAGTTGACCCCGCACTGCACGCTGATGGCGGGGAGATCCTGAGTCAGGTGCGCCGGTGGTGCAGCCAGGCAATGGACCGCCTCTCTCCTGAGACTCCAACCGTCCCTCGCGCCACACGTGCCTTCGCAATCCCCCACGTAGCTGCACGCACCACATCCTCACCGGTCGCTGAACCGGAACCTGCGCCCAGCTCCGGCGCCTTGCAATCCCCCAAGTGGTGGTCAACGAAGCTGACGATCAACCTGCTCACCCCGGTCGTGTCCTATGACGTGCCCATGTCCAATGAGGTACGTTCGCTGGATTTCCTGCGCGGCACGGTCCTGCTGCCCTGGGTCCACCGGCTCCTGCGGCGCGCGCTGCCCGGCGACGCTGCTGTCCGTGACGCCGTCGTGCACGGTCGGCTGCTCGTCTCCGACGCGCTGCCGGTGGTGGGTGACGTCGTTGGCCTACCGACACCGCTCGCGCTCTCCACTCCGAAGGTGCGCAAGCCGAATCAGTGCTGGCGGGAGGTGACGAACCGGCTGAGAACTGGGGAGCCGCAGGACGTGCACTCGCCGCTGCGCAGCGGATTCGTTTTTCCCGGCCTTGAAGTGGCGCCGCCGGAACCGTCGGACGGACACGATCCACTCGACAAGAAACTGACACTGTCTGGCGGTCTGGGAGCGCCGCCGCTCACCGGCCGCCAAGCCACAGCGCACTCGACTGCCACCGGGGCCGCGAAGGATGGGGCCCTTTTCCTCGTGCGGGCCCTGCCCGCCGGTTTGACGCTCCAGGCAACGATGACGTTGTCCGAGGACCTGGTCAGGATCTCAGGCGTGAAGGAGGTTCTCGCAACAGGAGCTGCACATGACGCACGCCTGGGGTCGCGTCGGCTGAGCGGCACCTACGGCCACGCCCGCTGCACTTTCTCCCCACTGACCGAGACGGCCACTTCGCCTGTTGCCCCGGGAGAGACCACCCTGTGGTTCACCTCCGACGTCCTGGCGCGATCGGCGGCGCTGGGACCCGGCGGCAGCCAGCAGGATCTGGTTGATGCCTTCGGCCGCCTCGGCGCACGCCTGGAGGTCTGCCAGCAAACGGACGACCGCTTCACCGCCGGCATCCGCCACCGTCGGATCGACTCATGGTCGACGGCGGGAGGCCAACCCCGCCCCACGCACACGGCGATCCAGGCCGGTTCGGTGCTGCGCGTCGCGGTCCCCGACGAGGCCGCCGCCCTTGCGCTCACCCGCCTGGCCGTCACCGGCGTCGGCGACCTGACGGCCCAGGGCTTCGGACGCTTCGTCGTCGGGCACCCGCTGCTGGATGAGAAGAGTTTCAGCCTCGGCGACCTCCGCCGCTCCGACTTCATCGGCAGCACCGACGCCGCAACCTCCCAGGAGGAGCAGTCATGA
- the nrdR gene encoding transcriptional regulator NrdR, with protein sequence MFCPFCRHADTKVSDSRATDDGLAIRRRRVCCSCQRKFTTVEQIQLYVLKRSGVVEAFSREKVIRGVAKACQNRPVTAAQLAALGQRVEEDLRSIGQAELTSEDIGIAILGPLAELDPVAYLRFASVYKNFDSVDDFIDEVDSMKRRQPTGDALLPEPVRGPRRRRRRETDSQEPLIG encoded by the coding sequence GTGTTCTGTCCGTTCTGCCGTCACGCAGACACCAAGGTGTCTGACTCGCGTGCGACGGACGACGGCCTGGCCATCCGCCGCCGCCGGGTGTGCTGCTCCTGCCAGCGGAAGTTCACCACCGTGGAGCAGATCCAGCTCTACGTCCTGAAACGCTCCGGGGTGGTGGAGGCGTTCAGCCGGGAGAAAGTGATCCGGGGGGTTGCCAAGGCCTGCCAGAACCGCCCGGTCACCGCGGCCCAGCTCGCCGCCCTCGGTCAGCGGGTCGAGGAGGATCTGCGTTCCATCGGGCAGGCCGAACTGACCAGCGAGGACATCGGCATCGCGATCCTCGGCCCCCTGGCGGAGCTCGACCCCGTGGCCTACCTGAGGTTCGCCTCGGTCTACAAGAATTTCGATTCTGTTGACGATTTCATCGACGAGGTCGACTCCATGAAACGCCGCCAGCCGACCGGTGACGCGCTGCTACCCGAACCCGTCAGGGGTCCGCGGCGCAGACGCCGCCGCGAGACCGACTCACAGGAACCCCTGATCGGCTGA